The DNA sequence CGTGGATCCCCGGGCGCTGGCCTCGGTACTGTTGCAGGCACTGGACCGTCCGGCCTCGCCCCCGTCGGTCCCGGGAGGTTCCCAGCAGGGAACACCCGAAGAAGCAGCAGAAGCTCTGCTGACCGAGTCCGTGCGCAGTCAGACCCATAGCCTCCCAGCACCAGAAATCCAAGCGCCCGCTGTGGCCCCCCCTCGCTCTCAGACTCAAGACCGCGATCCCGAGGAGGACGACCGCTCAGAAGAGCTGGAGGCGCTAGCATCCTTGCTCCAAGAACTTCGAGATTTCAGCCCGAGCAATGCTAAGCGCCAACAAGAGACGGCGGCAGCAGAGACTGAAACCCGCACGCACACGCTGACCCGAGTCAATCTGGAGAGCCCTGGGCCAGAGCGCGTGTGGCGCGCTTCCTGGGGAGAGTTCCAGGCGCGCGTTCCGGAGCGCGCTCCTCTGCCGCCCCCGGTCCCTTCCCAATTCCAGGCTCGAATGTCCGAAAGCGCTCCCCTTCCAGAAACTCATCAGTTCGGGGAAGGAGTGTCCTCCCCTAAAACACATTTAGGTGAGACTTTGACACCCTTATCCAAGGCGTATCAAAGTCTAGGTGGCCCTTTCCCTAAGGTGCGCCGGCTCGAGGGCTCATTCCTGGGCGGCTCCGAGGCAGGAGAGCGCCTGCTTCAGCAAGGGTTAGCTCaggtagaggcagggaggagacaggcagaggccACCCGGCAGGCCGCGGCGCAAGAAGAGCGGCTGGCCGATCTCGCCTCCGACCTGCTGCTCCAGTATCTGTTGCAGGGCGGAGCCCGNCAGCGCGATCTCGGGGGTCGCGAGCTGCAGGAGACGCAGCAAGAGCGGGAGAacgagagggaggaggaggcggagcaGGAGAGACGAGGTGGTGGGGAGGACGATGTgggggaagaggatgaggaggcggcggaggcggaggcggaggcNGAGGAGGCGGAGAGGGCGCGGCAGAACGCACTCCTGTTCGC is a window from the Mus caroli chromosome 5, CAROLI_EIJ_v1.1, whole genome shotgun sequence genome containing:
- the Vgf gene encoding neurosecretory protein VGF, which codes for MKTFTLPASVLFCFLLLIQGLGAAPPGRPDVFPPPLGSEHNGQVAEDAVSRPKDDSVPEVRAARNPEPQDQGELFQGVDPRALASVLLQALDRPASPPSVPGGSQQGTPEEAAEALLTESVRSQTHSLPAPEIQAPAVAPPRSQTQDRDPEEDDRSEELEALASLLQELRDFSPSNAKRQQETAAAETETRTHTLTRVNLESPGPERVWRASWGEFQARVPERAPLPPPVPSQFQARMSESAPLPETHQFGEGVSSPKTHLGETLTPLSKAYQSLGGPFPKVRRLEGSFLGGSEAGERLLQQGLAQVEAGRRQAEATRQAAAQEERLADLASDLLLQYLLQGGARQRDLGGRELQETQQERENEREEEAEQERRGGGEDDVGEEDEEAAEAEAEAEEAERARQNALLFAEEEDGEAGAEDKRSQEEAPGHRRKDAEGAEEGGEEDDDDEEMDPQTIDSLIELSTKLHLPADDVVSIIEEVEEKRKRKKNAPPEPVPPPRAAPAPTRVRSPQPPPPAPARDELPDWNEVLPPWDREEDEVFPPGPYHPFPNYIRPRTLQPPASSRRRHFHHALPPARHHPDLEAQARRAQEEADAEERRLQEQEELENYIEHVLLHRP